The Streptomyces cathayae DNA segment CCGCGATCACCGCGGCGCTGTTCGGCTACCTCCAGGCGGTGATGATCCTGGACGAGGCGGCCCTGGGGAGGATGCGCTTCTGGACGGTCGGGTCGCTGTCCTCGGCGAGCGGCCCGGTCATCCGGCAGGTACTGCCGTTCCTGCTGGTCGGGTTCGTGCTGGCGCTGCTGCTCGCCCGGCCGCTGAACGCCATGGCCATGGGCGACGACACCGCCAGGGCCCTCGGCGCCGACCTGAACCGCACGCGGGCGCTGGCCATGCTCGCCGCGACCGTGCTGTGCGGGGCCGCGACGGCCGCCTGCGGACCGATCGTCTTCGTGGGCCTGATGGTGCCGCACGTCGTGCGCTCGTTCACCGGACCCGACCTGCGCTGGATCCTGCCGTACGCGGCGGTCCTGTCGCCGGTGCTGCTGCTCGGCGCCGATGTCCTCGGCCGGGTGCTGGCCCGGCCCGCGGAACTCCAGGTCGGCATCGTCACCGCGATCATCGGCGGCCCGGTCTTCATCTTTCTCGTACGACGGCGGAGGACGGCCCAGCTGTGAAGACCAACCGTGCTGTGCGGACGCCGGGCGGCCTGTCGTTCCGGATGGACGTGCGGGCCCTCGTCGTCGCCGTCCTGCTCCTGCTCGTGGCGCTCACCGCGAGCGTAGTGCTGATCGGCACCGGCGACTTCCCGATACCGGCCGCCGACGTGATCCGGACCCTGCTGGGCGAGGGCGACCCGGGCCA contains these protein-coding regions:
- a CDS encoding FecCD family ABC transporter permease encodes the protein MLVDSPPEPRADTASVPPNRRAMLRVLGLFLSAAILVVIALASIAIGAKDLSLDQVWHGLFEESGTYGDVVVADRLSRTLLGALAGAALGLAGAVLQALTRNPLADPGLLGINAGASAAVVTAITFFGVTSLSGYVWFAFCGAAAVGALVWFLGGSRGATPVRLVLAGTAITAALFGYLQAVMILDEAALGRMRFWTVGSLSSASGPVIRQVLPFLLVGFVLALLLARPLNAMAMGDDTARALGADLNRTRALAMLAATVLCGAATAACGPIVFVGLMVPHVVRSFTGPDLRWILPYAAVLSPVLLLGADVLGRVLARPAELQVGIVTAIIGGPVFIFLVRRRRTAQL